Proteins found in one Neurospora crassa OR74A linkage group II, whole genome shotgun sequence genomic segment:
- the set-6 gene encoding SET-6 encodes MATNNQQRLYDIVPIPNKGTGVIATQDIAKGTRIMAEKPLFIVPTNVMERGMQVVEKHLTEQLKTLDKDQQRAFLSLHNCHGTTFSPFLAICKTNMLGLGSPPIGGGLFIEASRINHACNPNTQNSWNSRINRETIHAVRDIKKGEEITISYIGHFAPYVERQSILKIKFNFDCTCELCSLPPDLRRASDERLATIHRLDQAILSAGSNVKLGLGMVRRMLSLLDDEGTYNSQVYRAYYDAFQMMAATDDKARAGELIRMALEHARTVEGNDSETVKNFERLAANPTRHMAWGLYGRKKTQETAPADKDSRAFKTWLWME; translated from the coding sequence ATGGCGACGAATAACCAGCAAAGACTTTACGACATCGTCCCAATTCCCAACAAGGGTACCGGCGTCATCGCAACCCAAGACATCGCCAAAGGCACGCGCATCATGGCTGAAAAGCCACTCTTCATTGTGCCGACCAACGTTATGGAAAGAGGCATGCAAGTCGTCGAGAAGCACCTTACCGAGCAACTCAAGACACTCGACAAAGATCAGCAACGTGCCTTCCTCAGTTTGCACAACTGCCACGGGACCACGTTCAGCCCTTTCCTCGCCATCTGCAAGACGAACATGCTCGGCCTTGGCTCGCCGCCCATCGGTGGTGGCCTGTTCATTGAAGCATCGCGTATCAACCATGCTTGCAACCCAAACACGCAGAATAGCTGGAATTCACGCATCAACCGCGAGACCATCCATGCTGTCCGTGACATCAAGAAAGGAGAGGAGATCACCATCTCTTACATTGGACACTTCGCGCCGTATGTCGAGCGTCAGTCCATTCTCAAGATCAAGTTCAACTTTGACTGCACATGCGAGTTGTGCTCATTGCCACCCGATCTACGTAGGGCCAGCGATGAGAGGCTTGCCACCATCCATAGACTAGATCAGGCTATTCTCAGCGCGGGAAGCAACGTCAAACTTGGACTTGGGATGGTGCGCAGGATGCTGTCGCTACTCGACGATGAGGGTACGTACAATAGCCAGGTGTATCGCGCCTACTATGATGCCTTCCAGATGATGGCTGCGACTGATGATAAGGCGAGAGCGGGGGAGTTGATTCGAATGGCCTTGGAGCATGCAAGGACTGTCGAGGGTAATGATTCGGAGACTGTAAAGAACTTTGAGCGCTTAGCTGCGAACCCGACGAGGCATATGGCTTGGGGATTGTACGGAAGAAAGAAGACGCAAGAGACAGCGCCCGCGGATAAAGATTCGCGAGCATTTAAGACGTGGTTGTGGATGGAGTGA